GCAATTTAGTGGCGCAAAGGCAGGATTACCATGTTTTATTTGAGAGAATGAATAATCGAGCTaacatattcatttttttttttttttgagtcacAACGGACAAGGAATAATAAACCACCCCGTGTTCAGCTGATTCTTATGCAGTTAAATTATTCAGACAGGAGTCGACAGGGTGGGCAAGGCGGTCTGGGTTAATTTCTACTATACATTTTCGAGATGGAATAGATGTGGTCTGAATTGAACTAGATATCCAAAGGCATCCATCCACATTTTATAATTGAGAGAAAAGCTTAAACTAAATTGAACGGGTCATCATACCCAAGTTCCTCGAAATTCATCTGGATCACACTTTGTCGTCCACAATCCGAGATTCATGAATGCTTTCGTCGGTGCAGCTGCGCAAGTGTAACAACATCAAAAGATGGCCTTCTATTAGTTGGATTGCTAGCTAATTCGTTCAAGTACCTTTGATCCAATCAGCAAATGCTGAGTCAGAGCTCCTGATGCTTACATTGAATGTTAGGTAAACTAAAGCAAATACATGCGCGTAAGAAAAAATACTCCTACGACTTAGGAAGTCATTAGTATGATCCCCTCAAAATATTTGTGCAGTATACGGGGTTTAGGTTGGTCCTCTCAGTCTCTCTGACACTCAAATGGGCCAATTAAAAGAAATCATCCCTTCTGTTCCTATTCAACAGCTAAGCCCAGCCCTGGATGGGTTCCGCTCTGAGCAAGAGATTGAAAGTTCAAGTCTCCCTTTTGAGATATTTATAGCTACACTTGTTGCCAGTGTCAGTCCGCAGCAAAAACATTCATGCATAGGTGTCATTAGGCTCCAGCGCATTTGATGCGAAATAACAACAGATAAATAAACAAGATAGGATCTCGCTAGTGTAGTTTAGTGCAGGAGAAAGACACGAATGAGCTTAGATTCTACTACTTTCAGAATCCCAAAAACAAACGATTGCAGAGTCTGATGTTGCACCATTACTTCCACGAAATCATCTTCCAGTTAAAAAGCATCAGAGTCATCTGCAGATGTCACCTCTGAACCTGAATCCTCTTGACTGTCATCATCCTCTGCCTCCTCCTCGTTAATGCTTGAAGTGTTGTTGGTTGTCATCCTGGTCATAGCAGCTGTCTTGCTGGCCCTCTGTGAGCGAGCTCTCATGTTGCTCGAATCTGCAGGAACGACAGAAGTTGGCGACAATTCACCATCGGAGGAAGATTCTTCTTCAGCTTTTGGTCGTCTCCGTGCACGGGCTGTTCTAATTGATCGAGGTGCTGGAGTGGGTGGAAGTTCCACTGACTCAACTTCATCGAGGTTCACTTCTAGCTCCAATCTCCCTGGAGTTGTTAAAGTTAATAAGATTGATAAGACTTCCATAGATTTCATAGATGTCCAAGAGaatacagaaaaaaaaaaaaaatggaaaactagcAGCCTGCTTATTATGCACCCTGACACCGTGGCCTCCCATTTCATAGCAATGAATTTGAACGAGTTATGTTCATATCGTAAAGTTAATCGACCCATCTATTCAAGACAATCAATGGGGGCATGGTAATTCTTTAGGTCGCAAGAAATGACGTCTAAAGAAGTGATACCATGATAATGGCTATGGAACATAGGGTCCCTAAAGGTTTCACAGGTGTTACCAGATGAGTTAAGCTACCTAGAGAAACCTTCGGATTTTCTCATATGTGATGTCCTATTTGTTCTGCCCAGTAAACATTGGACGAGAAGAACTCAAGTTTCATTCTACGAGCACAAGTTATCGTTCGTATACGAGTGGCAATACACAGATACTTTCCACATTCTTTCAAGCATGAAAAGAAATCTAACAATGTAATTTTCTGACAATAAAATTCAGATAAAAATGCATAGATCATAGAAGTgcggaaaagaaagcaaaagtaGAAAATGATTCAAGCATTTCTTTAGATCCAGTACACAAGTCATTATGAGATGAAACACAAAAAAGAAGTCGTGTTTCTGGAGATTAATTAACACATGAACTGCATCTGAACAGGAAGCATACAAGGATCAGAGACCTGGATTCCTATGTGCTAGGACTCAGCTAACAACCACTAGACTCGCTTGTAGTCACAAGGAAGAATAAAGTATCCAAAATGCATTTCTAGTCCACTGGAGAAGGAAAAATATCCCCCATGGGATGGGGCATTTGTAGTCACTCCCTAAACTGCTGTCTATTTTTCCAATTTGTCCTATGAACAGAAGCATGTTATAACTGATGAAGTTTTCTAAACTAGTCCGAATATTGCAGGATTTCACCTGCTAAACGCAGATTCCTTCATTAAATGGGAGAAAAGGATAAATTTATTACCGAATATGTGATTAGCCTGATCAGAAGATAATTGTTGATCAGGACTTCTATCTGCAGCCTTTAAGCGTGAAGCCATCTCTTTTAACTCTTTTAGAAGCTCCCTTTCGGCTACTACAGATTGGGCAATACAACTCAGAAGCTGCCGCATTAACTTTATTGGTCCTTGTTCTGACGATCGAAAGTGAAGCAAGACAAGTATTCTGCAAAGTGCTGACACGTATGATTTCTCAGCAGCTGTTTTATTTGAGGGGAAGCCCATAACCttcaaaaagacaaaaaagagAGTCGGCATTGAATGTCAATTAACTATAGCCCAATCCTCCATGCCATATGATTCCGAATGCAAGCTTTAGTTTGTCAAATCACTTAACCGAAAAAAACATCAGCTAAATAGAAATTAGGACTTCTATTGATGTTCATTCAAGTTAAAAATGAAAAGAGTAGCTGCATATCCAAATAAGTTTGAGATGGAAAATAATTACTTCTGCAGCTATGCGTATTGCAAGCCCTTCCTCTCCACTATCAAACTCGAGAAAGACATCTTTTGTGTCCTCGCTTCCATCTCCATCTTTAGGTACATTATCTTTCGTGTACAATGGAGCTTGCATCATCTGCACCATAAAGCGTGCTGCTTGGACAGCACGTTTGCGCATCATTGCCACCATTGCTGAACTTCTTTTAGCACTATCCATGATGCCCGGCCACAAGGAGCGCGTAACTGGGATGAAAGCCTTTGATAAGCATTTCTGCGCCCCAAAAAATGAGTATGTACCGCCTGCAGATCAGAGAAttgcaaaaacaaaacaaaccaacACTGCATTCATCTAATTTCTGAAATTACAACACATGCCTTATGGTTTGCAGACAGGGATGGATAATGATCAAAGAATACGGATAGGCACTGTTTCAATCTAGTCAAATGAAAGAATATCGATTGGTCAGCCATggatataaataaaataagaattatGCTAAGGGACAAAGGAATCCACCTCAGATGGTCTTTACTGTCACTAGAAAAAAAGAGGCCAATCAGCTTTCCTAATAATAAAGGGTGCGATGAAGCATCTGCATTTGGGTACTTCTCACTCAGAAGTAATATCTTTGCAAAACCTTCTGCCAGAACAGCTTGAACAAACTCAATCTCATCGCTTTCTACAAAATCACTAATGCAATTCCTCTCCATTACCCAATATAGCATATCAAGCATTCCAATATGCAAATTTTCACTAGCATCACACCAATTTATAGAACTGAAATCCACTTTTTGGTCTTTGAACTGTGATGTTACGTCTTGATTCATGGCTTTGTCAACTTCATGAGGACCATGCCACAGTCCCAGATCAAGCATGGCTTTGCTTGACATGATGGTAATTGATGAGGGACCTTTGATGAAACTAAATCTTAACTGCTTCACTAGATCTTCACATGGTTTTCTCTCCAGCAACCCAAAAAGACCAAGGCACCTGATTGCAGCCCTCTGAACGTCAAAATGAGCATGCTTTGCCTGTTGTGAGAAACAGAAAGTTCGAAATCGTGATTTGCCGAAGGAACATGAAAAAAGAACAATCAGCAATGCACAATCAAAAAGTTAACCAAAAGAGTAAAGGCAAATTTCCCCCCAGATACACACCCCAGGAAGCAATAACGAGTGAAGAATTTCAGCAGGTTCAATGGCCTTGCCCTGCAACAAATGATATGATCGTGCACTTTCCAAAAGGAGGCCAGTCACGGCAAGACAGTGGAGCCACTCTTTGTAGTCTGCAGTTCTCTCTCTGCAAGGCTGAACAAGCTCAGCCACAACCGTCAGAacaacttcttcaaattctccTAATGCTGCATGAACTTGTCTAACAAATTTCGACACAGCAGAAGCCCAATCTTTGTCTCCTCCAAGATTAATGCCATCTCCTATAACTATGTCATTATCATTTTCATCCTTTTCATGATCAAGGGGTTTGTGCAGCAACTCCTGCACCAATTCACCGGCAACCTTTCTGTTTGTGGCATCAGAGAAATCAAACATCTCACCAAGCAATAGCAGTTGGCGAGAAGCAAATCGATAATTTGATCCTGTAATGATCAAGTGATTTTAACGTTTACAGCCAAAAAAAGAAGGGGGTGGGGGATGGGGTGCACGATAGCTAATAAAAAATCACAGACCGGCAGTAAGATGAGCTTTGACCAATTCCACATATTCTGAAACAGAAGCTGTAAGAACTCTGTCAAGAAGATCATTGCTGTCAGATGCTTCTGCTGCATATACAGCAGACTCGGCTCCCATCGTCATTGCTGCATCAGAGCCCTTTACCTGTTCCATCATGGGCAAATTCCTCATAAACCATCCAGGATAAAAGAATTCCCAAATTATCTCTTTAAATAAAGTTTACTGAATCTAGACAAGAGAGACTTTTAGATACAAAGGGTATTGGTGGCTAGTTCAGCTACTACAGtatagaaaaatgcaaaagaataTTGTTAAAATGCACGTAATAAAATTCCCAGTCTCCTGACATACTTCAAGAACAAAATACCCTCTGAATTTCTTCCACTATAATTTTCTG
This sequence is a window from Coffea eugenioides isolate CCC68of chromosome 7, Ceug_1.0, whole genome shotgun sequence. Protein-coding genes within it:
- the LOC113777455 gene encoding condensin complex subunit 3 isoform X2, with the protein product MPRATEEDELHHHKLLKEKIARVFDGTRTSHATHTRKLKELFTLFLSSASPGKFFTAFSETLAPLFDFSRRTASAERIIKFVAAFATFRSEKNINALEIDEFLERFLRFLLVASTAANKTSRHRACQIISEIIMRLPDDTEVSNELWDEVIEHMKLRVNDKVPAVRTFAVRALSRFLSDSENSDILELFVDKLPSEQNPDVRKTIVLSLPPSNATLAAIIDCALDVSESVRKAVYCVLASKFPLQSLSIKLRTTILQRGLADRSAAVVKECLNLIKDDWLPKFCNGDPVELLKYLDVETYEEVGESVICAILKEGLVNLEDVKSLHEFSTSDGPLKHDIQLMEPEVALYWRIVCKHLQMEAQVKGSDAAMTMGAESAVYAAEASDSNDLLDRVLTASVSEYVELVKAHLTAGSNYRFASRQLLLLGEMFDFSDATNRKVAGELVQELLHKPLDHEKDENDNDIVIGDGINLGGDKDWASAVSKFVRQVHAALGEFEEVVLTVVAELVQPCRERTADYKEWLHCLAVTGLLLESARSYHLLQGKAIEPAEILHSLLLPGAKHAHFDVQRAAIRCLGLFGLLERKPCEDLVKQLRFSFIKGPSSITIMSSKAMLDLGLWHGPHEVDKAMNQDVTSQFKDQKVDFSSINWCDASENLHIGMLDMLYWVMERNCISDFVESDEIEFVQAVLAEGFAKILLLSEKYPNADASSHPLLLGKLIGLFFSSDSKDHLRLKQCLSVFFDHYPSLSANHKKCLSKAFIPVTRSLWPGIMDSAKRSSAMVAMMRKRAVQAARFMVQMMQAPLYTKDNVPKDGDGSEDTKDVFLEFDSGEEGLAIRIAAEVMGFPSNKTAAEKSYVSALCRILVLLHFRSSEQGPIKLMRQLLSCIAQSVVAERELLKELKEMASRLKAADRSPDQQLSSDQANHIFGRLELEVNLDEVESVELPPTPAPRSIRTARARRRPKAEEESSSDGELSPTSVVPADSSNMRARSQRASKTAAMTRMTTNNTSSINEEEAEDDDSQEDSGSEVTSADDSDAF
- the LOC113777455 gene encoding condensin complex subunit 3 isoform X1, with translation MPRATEEDELHHHKLLKEKIARVFDGTRTSHATHTRKLKELFTLFLSSASPGKFFTAFSETLAPLFDFSRRTASAERIIKFVAAFATFRSEKNINALEIDEFLERFLRFLLVASTAANKTSRHRACQIISEIIMRLPDDTEVSNELWDEVIEHMKLRVNDKVPAVRTFAVRALSRFLSDSENSDILELFVDKLPSEQNPDVRKTIVLSLPPSNATLAAIIDCALDVSESVRKAVYCVLASKFPLQSLSIKLRTTILQRGLADRSAAVVKECLNLIKDDWLPKFCNGDPVELLKYLDVETYEEVGESVICAILKEGLVNLEDVKSLHEFSTSDGETTGGPLKHDIQLMEPEVALYWRIVCKHLQMEAQVKGSDAAMTMGAESAVYAAEASDSNDLLDRVLTASVSEYVELVKAHLTAGSNYRFASRQLLLLGEMFDFSDATNRKVAGELVQELLHKPLDHEKDENDNDIVIGDGINLGGDKDWASAVSKFVRQVHAALGEFEEVVLTVVAELVQPCRERTADYKEWLHCLAVTGLLLESARSYHLLQGKAIEPAEILHSLLLPGAKHAHFDVQRAAIRCLGLFGLLERKPCEDLVKQLRFSFIKGPSSITIMSSKAMLDLGLWHGPHEVDKAMNQDVTSQFKDQKVDFSSINWCDASENLHIGMLDMLYWVMERNCISDFVESDEIEFVQAVLAEGFAKILLLSEKYPNADASSHPLLLGKLIGLFFSSDSKDHLRLKQCLSVFFDHYPSLSANHKKCLSKAFIPVTRSLWPGIMDSAKRSSAMVAMMRKRAVQAARFMVQMMQAPLYTKDNVPKDGDGSEDTKDVFLEFDSGEEGLAIRIAAEVMGFPSNKTAAEKSYVSALCRILVLLHFRSSEQGPIKLMRQLLSCIAQSVVAERELLKELKEMASRLKAADRSPDQQLSSDQANHIFGRLELEVNLDEVESVELPPTPAPRSIRTARARRRPKAEEESSSDGELSPTSVVPADSSNMRARSQRASKTAAMTRMTTNNTSSINEEEAEDDDSQEDSGSEVTSADDSDAF